From the Exiguobacterium aurantiacum genome, one window contains:
- the bglA gene encoding 6-phospho-beta-glucosidase BglA: protein MKTLPKDFLWGGALAAHQFEGGWDADGKGPSVVDVLTAGAHGVARRITDKVEPDEFYPNHEAIDFYHRYKEDVALFAEMGLKCLRTSIGWSRIFPNGDDAEPNEAGLQFYDDLFDELLKHDIEPIITLSHFEMPLHLAREYGGFRNRAVVDHFVRFAEVCFDRYKDKVKYWMTFNEINNKMDVNNPLFLWTNSGVIVEDGENAREVMYQTGHHELIASALAVAKGKAINPDFEIGAMVSHVPIYPFSSNPDDVMLAEEMMRQRYFFPDVQVRGVYPSYALNEFEREGYSIPFLDGDEEILKNGTVDYLGFSYYMSTTVKSDVVADNSGDIVNGGLPNGVENPYIKSSDWGWSIDPVGLRYVLNRLYDRYQIPLFIVENGFGAVDEIVDGKIHDAARIDYLKAHIEQLKQAVVYDGVDLIGYTPWGIIDIVSFTTGEMKKRYGMIYVDRDNEGNGSMERMKKDSFDWYKHVIETNGEALAYEPSK, encoded by the coding sequence ATGAAGACATTACCAAAAGACTTTCTATGGGGCGGCGCGCTTGCCGCCCATCAATTTGAGGGCGGCTGGGACGCCGACGGCAAAGGACCGAGCGTCGTCGACGTGTTGACGGCCGGCGCCCACGGCGTCGCGCGTCGCATCACGGACAAGGTCGAGCCGGACGAGTTTTATCCGAACCATGAGGCGATCGACTTCTATCACCGCTATAAAGAGGACGTCGCGCTCTTCGCTGAGATGGGCTTGAAGTGTCTCCGCACGTCAATCGGTTGGAGCCGGATCTTCCCGAACGGGGACGATGCGGAGCCGAACGAGGCAGGACTCCAATTTTATGACGACTTGTTCGACGAACTGTTGAAGCACGACATCGAGCCGATCATCACGTTGTCCCACTTCGAGATGCCGCTCCACCTCGCACGTGAGTACGGCGGGTTCCGGAACCGTGCCGTCGTCGACCATTTCGTCCGCTTCGCCGAGGTATGTTTCGACCGCTATAAAGACAAGGTCAAATATTGGATGACGTTTAACGAGATCAACAACAAGATGGACGTCAACAACCCGCTCTTCTTATGGACAAACTCAGGCGTCATCGTCGAAGACGGGGAGAACGCCCGTGAAGTGATGTATCAGACGGGGCACCATGAGTTGATCGCGAGCGCCCTCGCCGTTGCGAAAGGAAAAGCCATCAACCCGGACTTCGAGATCGGGGCGATGGTGTCACACGTACCGATTTATCCGTTCTCGTCGAACCCGGACGACGTCATGCTTGCTGAAGAGATGATGCGTCAGCGTTACTTCTTCCCGGACGTGCAAGTGCGTGGGGTCTATCCGAGCTACGCCTTGAACGAGTTCGAGCGTGAAGGCTATTCAATCCCATTCCTTGATGGGGACGAAGAGATTTTGAAGAATGGGACCGTCGATTACCTCGGTTTCAGTTACTATATGTCGACGACCGTGAAGAGTGATGTCGTTGCCGATAACAGTGGCGACATCGTCAACGGTGGTCTGCCGAACGGCGTCGAGAATCCTTATATCAAGTCGAGTGATTGGGGCTGGTCGATTGACCCGGTCGGTCTCCGCTATGTGCTCAACCGGTTGTACGACCGCTATCAAATCCCGCTCTTCATCGTCGAGAACGGATTCGGTGCTGTCGATGAGATCGTCGACGGGAAAATCCATGATGCGGCCCGCATCGACTACTTGAAGGCGCATATCGAGCAACTGAAACAAGCGGTCGTCTATGACGGCGTCGACTTGATCGGTTACACGCCATGGGGCATCATCGACATCGTCTCGTTCACGACGGGCGAGATGAAGAAACGGTACGGCATGATTTACGTCGACCGTGACAACGAAGGCAACGGCTCGATGGAGCGGATGAAGAAAGACTCGTTCGATTGGTACAAACACGTGATCGAGACGAATGGGGAAGCGCTCGCGTACGAGCCATCGAAGTAA
- a CDS encoding barstar family protein translates to MNLKRPWLHEVDAATALFVRRHAVHTDELEQKTESLSRSNDGTLWKVDRYEFDPVYDQALEDKYRSIRRQAADIFSFHPDGLQIDERFTNKTILRSLVLHPFTRAVYVEVAPAGVVETVYVWMHPIEVWKQRDQITRVTLDVSNIAAETELHHLLKEQFHFPAHYGMNWNAFWDAITDENGLPDIVELYGWTEFEQRLPEAANTLATCFTDCENEPDLKPCRIFYHQTEVLILPSHAFKRGEANRLIYRHLAGAAFPLRVERKASVRLPKRHRFAFKRLKEESVTSGIVHNHESIAPWLTLSRDEHCQDVVTFLNETDWLVSYYHEGLTLQGPNIESVESIDTADYETFFRHVIRGAYPIELTFCFGGTIALSETVYRLTLHDAAWEKVIEDRLLTQLEIPTAKGFWQSFSSPTSVQTLETFLGEFHPNLFGNFVLAHVADDVYHFLDHVNGAIKRF, encoded by the coding sequence ATGAATTTGAAACGTCCGTGGTTGCATGAAGTCGATGCGGCCACGGCTTTATTTGTGCGTCGACATGCGGTGCACACGGATGAATTAGAACAAAAGACGGAGAGTTTATCACGTTCGAATGATGGGACGTTATGGAAAGTGGACCGTTACGAATTCGACCCAGTCTATGACCAAGCGCTTGAGGACAAGTATCGCTCGATTCGTCGACAAGCCGCTGACATCTTCTCGTTTCATCCGGATGGCTTACAAATCGATGAACGCTTTACAAATAAGACGATATTGCGATCCCTCGTCTTGCATCCGTTCACAAGAGCCGTCTATGTCGAGGTCGCACCAGCTGGGGTCGTTGAGACGGTGTATGTCTGGATGCATCCGATTGAGGTGTGGAAACAAAGAGACCAAATCACTCGTGTGACGCTAGACGTCTCGAACATCGCGGCGGAAACCGAGTTGCATCACCTGTTAAAAGAACAGTTCCATTTCCCTGCTCACTATGGCATGAACTGGAACGCATTTTGGGACGCCATCACCGATGAGAACGGGTTGCCGGACATCGTTGAACTATACGGTTGGACAGAGTTTGAGCAACGTTTGCCTGAGGCGGCGAACACGCTCGCAACATGTTTTACGGACTGCGAGAACGAGCCGGACTTGAAACCGTGTCGAATCTTCTATCATCAGACAGAGGTGCTGATTTTACCGAGCCATGCATTCAAAAGGGGAGAAGCAAATCGCCTAATTTACCGACATCTTGCTGGCGCAGCGTTCCCGTTACGCGTGGAACGAAAGGCGTCGGTACGGTTGCCGAAGAGACATCGTTTCGCGTTTAAACGCTTAAAAGAGGAGTCCGTCACATCCGGAATCGTTCATAACCATGAGTCGATTGCCCCATGGCTGACACTTTCCCGTGACGAACATTGCCAAGACGTCGTCACGTTCTTAAACGAAACGGATTGGTTGGTAAGCTATTACCATGAGGGGCTGACACTCCAAGGGCCGAATATTGAATCCGTTGAATCGATCGATACAGCGGATTACGAGACGTTTTTTCGTCACGTGATACGTGGTGCGTATCCGATTGAATTGACATTCTGTTTCGGTGGTACAATTGCTCTAAGCGAGACGGTCTATCGATTGACGCTACATGACGCAGCATGGGAGAAGGTGATTGAAGACAGGTTGTTGACTCAACTAGAGATTCCGACAGCGAAAGGGTTCTGGCAGTCTTTCTCTTCACCCACATCAGTCCAGACACTCGAGACATTCTTGGGCGAATTTCATCCTAACCTCTTCGGAAACTTCGTACTGGCGCATGTTGCGGACGATGTGTATCACTTTCTGGATCATGTGAACGGAGCGATTAAGCGGTTTTGA
- a CDS encoding DUF58 domain-containing protein — MRQVEVSTPSLLDDKLWPAYTGMLFFFVWFPYVWPFAYLVGVILGLMLVRKWLTKQIVEATGLSFHQKEQLLFVNDRVSLKMEVTGIERLEELGIPTSVRLVTGHGLTFDEDQRVHVIQIRNEATYSLPIHAKQRGPVKIEECSLQFRLPFWLGTIFVTDHTLPSWIILPSIMRQNRFDSRLVRMGDRLVKHSPLKDPLMIQSTKRYEQEPVKQIDWVATAKTGKLQAKVYQRQNLDTFTLVLDLSGPLGNGLHARYEELIQQAAYLVSYLVKEDCKVELFINRLDADNHIDHLRMSDGRKQLRLALVRLAWIHESNRFVATKRFTQIIDRQMHPHAEMIRIDASLLKQMSVG, encoded by the coding sequence ATGCGACAGGTCGAAGTAAGCACACCGTCCCTTTTAGATGACAAGCTTTGGCCGGCCTATACAGGGATGCTCTTCTTCTTCGTGTGGTTCCCCTACGTCTGGCCGTTCGCTTATCTGGTTGGCGTGATTCTGGGGTTGATGCTCGTTCGGAAATGGCTGACGAAGCAAATCGTTGAGGCGACAGGCTTGTCGTTCCATCAAAAGGAGCAGTTGTTGTTCGTAAATGATCGCGTCTCGCTCAAGATGGAAGTGACAGGCATCGAGCGACTTGAAGAGCTCGGAATCCCGACGTCGGTCCGCTTAGTCACGGGACACGGCTTGACGTTTGACGAGGACCAGCGCGTGCATGTCATACAAATTCGTAACGAAGCGACCTATTCACTTCCGATTCACGCGAAACAGCGCGGTCCCGTTAAAATCGAAGAATGCAGCCTTCAGTTCAGGCTCCCATTTTGGCTCGGCACCATCTTCGTCACAGATCATACGCTACCATCCTGGATTATCCTCCCGTCCATCATGAGACAGAATAGGTTCGACTCACGCCTGGTAAGGATGGGGGACCGACTCGTCAAACATTCGCCGCTCAAGGACCCGTTGATGATTCAAAGCACAAAGCGGTATGAGCAAGAGCCGGTGAAACAGATCGACTGGGTCGCGACAGCCAAGACAGGAAAACTGCAGGCGAAAGTGTATCAACGGCAAAACCTCGATACGTTCACGCTCGTGCTCGACTTGAGCGGTCCGCTCGGAAATGGCCTCCATGCCCGTTACGAAGAGTTGATTCAACAAGCCGCATATCTGGTATCCTATTTAGTGAAGGAAGATTGTAAAGTCGAACTGTTCATTAATCGGCTCGATGCTGATAATCATATCGACCACCTACGGATGAGTGACGGTCGCAAGCAGTTGCGGCTTGCGCTTGTGCGCCTCGCCTGGATTCATGAATCCAATCGATTCGTCGCCACGAAACGATTTACCCAAATCATCGATCGACAAATGCATCCGCATGCGGAAATGATTCGGATTGACGCGTCACTGCTCAAGCAGATGTCTGTCGGTTGA
- a CDS encoding DinB family protein, with translation MTKTSDVIDEFASYIDWLNTLSGLDESTWEKSIATDKWPIKAIVLHIAHWDNHLLNVIIPAVKNGEEMIFPEFDSFNARATQKAKRLSGEKVLRLAKTSRGSLIETLRSLRQETLTAHTTANGATHSPHDGVSYTLAYIVTDFIEHDRHHQQQVDGVLGTKS, from the coding sequence ATGACGAAAACCTCAGATGTCATCGACGAGTTTGCATCCTATATAGACTGGTTAAACACATTGTCGGGATTGGATGAATCGACGTGGGAAAAATCGATTGCGACCGACAAATGGCCAATCAAAGCAATCGTCCTTCACATCGCCCATTGGGACAATCATCTTCTGAACGTCATCATCCCGGCCGTCAAGAACGGGGAAGAGATGATTTTCCCCGAGTTTGACTCGTTTAATGCGCGAGCGACCCAAAAAGCGAAACGTCTCTCTGGAGAAAAGGTGCTCCGATTAGCCAAAACGAGTCGAGGTTCGCTCATTGAAACACTGCGGTCCTTGCGTCAAGAGACGTTGACTGCGCACACGACGGCAAACGGGGCGACCCATTCTCCGCATGACGGTGTTTCGTATACGCTTGCCTATATCGTCACCGATTTCATCGAACATGACCGGCACCACCAGCAGCAAGTCGACGGGGTCTTAGGGACGAAGTCTTGA
- a CDS encoding GntR family transcriptional regulator — protein sequence MLKYQQVAAEIEQYINQHDLKQGDKLPVLEQLMSQYAVSKSTITKALELLERKGVIFQLRGSGIFVRRHNRPGYMSLFSTQGFKSNLGDRVLTSDVLDVSVTKPDATVAQNLGIDVTDDVYRVERVRFVDGEVFCYEESYYVKAIVPYLNREIVADSIFDYVQGALGVTIGFSDMYMQVGRLTAPEAGYLGLQTDDPTLRIETIFHLSNGKPFDYSRITYHYEHSQFVVQANGPYM from the coding sequence GTGCTTAAATATCAACAAGTGGCAGCAGAGATTGAACAGTACATCAATCAACACGATTTGAAACAAGGAGATAAACTGCCCGTCCTCGAGCAGTTGATGAGCCAATATGCCGTCAGCAAGAGTACGATCACGAAAGCGCTCGAGTTGCTGGAGCGTAAAGGCGTCATCTTTCAATTGCGGGGGAGCGGCATCTTCGTCCGGCGCCACAACCGTCCGGGCTATATGAGTCTGTTCTCGACGCAAGGGTTCAAGAGCAACCTCGGTGACCGGGTGTTGACGTCGGACGTGCTCGACGTCTCGGTCACGAAACCGGACGCGACGGTCGCGCAGAACCTTGGCATCGACGTGACAGATGACGTCTATCGCGTCGAACGGGTCCGCTTCGTCGACGGCGAGGTGTTCTGTTACGAGGAGTCGTACTATGTGAAGGCGATCGTTCCGTATTTGAACCGAGAAATCGTCGCCGACTCGATCTTCGATTACGTGCAGGGCGCACTCGGCGTCACCATCGGCTTTTCGGACATGTACATGCAGGTCGGGCGACTGACTGCCCCGGAAGCCGGCTATCTAGGTTTACAGACGGACGACCCGACGCTCCGCATCGAGACGATTTTCCATCTCTCGAACGGGAAGCCGTTCGACTATTCACGCATCACGTATCATTACGAACACTCACAGTTCGTCGTCCAGGCGAACGGACCGTACATGTGA
- a CDS encoding beta-glucoside-specific PTS transporter subunit IIABC, whose amino-acid sequence MSKVRDYSKLARDILEAVGGEDNVINAARCATRLRLVLKRSNPQAKERVMAMPGVITVVETGGQFQVVIGQHVGEVFDEFTKLVQIEGTEVEDGNKGTVLNRIIATMSAVFAPFIYILAAAGILQGVLIITTLLFDGFAETGTYEVFSFISWAPFTFLPIFIAITASKHFKTNTFISVAASAALVSPTWAEMAARITSGETISFLGLALSGTTYTSSVLPPLFLVWILSYVERFLNRHMNEVIRPLFVPFFSLVLMVPLTILVIGPITTMGAVGIANGYNFLAENAPMLAGAIIGGLWQVIVIFGVHWGVTPMVLANFDLYGRDSFQAYQTIAVIAQVGAVLGVILKAKSQEIKKVGVSAGITGLFGITEPAIYGVTLRFKKPFIFGCISGAVGAIVASFFNPYYFAYAGLPGPLTLVNGISEDVPTSIWGLLIGTAIAIILPVVLIQIFGFGEDTAKQVTEVTETPATAEASATLVQEETIASPLSGKVIALNDVPDDVFASGAMGKGYAVEPDGNKVIAPFDGTVVMVAPTKHAIGLRSNTGIELLIHIGLDTVTLDGKPFTVHVKDGDSFKAGDVLTTFDREMIAAHNLSSITPVIVTNSARYADVLVQASNQTDTTTPMLTIVNQ is encoded by the coding sequence TTGAGTAAAGTTCGGGATTATTCAAAGCTGGCTCGGGATATTTTAGAGGCCGTCGGAGGGGAAGACAACGTCATCAATGCGGCGCGCTGTGCGACGCGACTCCGTCTCGTCTTGAAGCGGTCGAATCCGCAGGCGAAAGAACGAGTCATGGCGATGCCAGGCGTCATCACGGTCGTCGAGACGGGTGGCCAGTTCCAGGTCGTCATCGGGCAGCATGTCGGGGAAGTGTTCGATGAGTTCACGAAACTGGTGCAGATCGAAGGGACTGAGGTCGAAGACGGAAACAAGGGGACCGTCCTGAACCGCATCATCGCTACGATGTCCGCCGTATTCGCACCGTTCATCTATATCTTGGCCGCAGCCGGGATTTTGCAAGGGGTACTCATCATCACGACATTGTTGTTCGACGGTTTCGCCGAGACGGGGACGTACGAAGTGTTCAGCTTCATCTCATGGGCACCGTTCACGTTCTTACCGATTTTCATCGCCATCACGGCATCGAAACACTTTAAGACGAACACGTTCATCTCTGTCGCAGCTAGTGCGGCGTTGGTCAGTCCGACATGGGCCGAGATGGCGGCTCGCATCACGTCAGGGGAGACGATCAGTTTCCTTGGTCTCGCCTTGTCAGGTACGACGTATACGTCATCGGTATTACCACCGCTCTTCCTCGTCTGGATCTTATCTTACGTCGAGCGGTTCTTGAACCGACACATGAACGAGGTCATTCGTCCTCTGTTCGTACCGTTCTTCAGTTTGGTGCTCATGGTGCCGCTCACGATTCTCGTCATCGGACCGATCACGACAATGGGTGCGGTCGGGATTGCCAACGGCTACAACTTCTTAGCGGAGAACGCGCCGATGCTCGCTGGCGCGATTATCGGTGGTCTCTGGCAAGTCATCGTCATCTTCGGGGTCCATTGGGGTGTGACGCCGATGGTGCTCGCGAACTTCGACTTGTATGGTCGTGACTCGTTCCAGGCATATCAGACGATCGCCGTCATCGCCCAAGTCGGTGCCGTCCTCGGTGTCATCTTGAAGGCGAAGAGCCAAGAAATCAAAAAAGTCGGTGTCTCGGCTGGGATTACTGGACTATTCGGAATCACAGAGCCTGCCATTTACGGGGTGACGCTCCGCTTCAAGAAACCGTTCATCTTTGGATGTATCTCAGGGGCCGTCGGAGCCATCGTGGCCAGTTTCTTCAACCCGTATTACTTCGCTTACGCCGGTCTCCCGGGTCCGCTCACCCTTGTGAACGGAATCAGTGAAGACGTGCCGACCTCGATTTGGGGACTGTTAATCGGGACAGCGATCGCCATTATCCTTCCGGTCGTCTTGATTCAAATCTTCGGTTTCGGAGAAGACACGGCCAAACAAGTGACAGAAGTGACGGAAACACCTGCGACGGCAGAAGCGAGTGCTACGCTCGTCCAGGAAGAGACGATTGCTTCACCGCTCTCAGGGAAAGTCATCGCCTTGAACGATGTTCCGGACGATGTATTCGCCTCCGGGGCGATGGGGAAAGGTTATGCCGTCGAGCCAGACGGGAATAAGGTCATTGCACCGTTTGACGGGACGGTCGTCATGGTCGCACCGACGAAACATGCAATCGGTCTTCGTTCGAACACGGGAATCGAGTTGTTGATTCACATCGGTCTCGATACGGTGACGCTCGATGGGAAACCATTCACCGTGCACGTCAAAGACGGGGACAGCTTTAAAGCGGGCGATGTGTTGACGACGTTCGACCGCGAGATGATTGCCGCACATAACTTATCAAGCATTACACCTGTCATCGTGACGAACAGCGCAAGATACGCCGACGTACTCGTCCAAGCAAGTAATCAAACAGACACGACGACACCAATGCTCACGATTGTTAATCAATAA
- a CDS encoding Imm64 family immunity protein yields MDQAGGFISIGMAYPSHYLLPELAQHVCAELLSSGGEILNVTYSQDEAGTSWTTTTDTDFAQIGHYGSIHLRSNYFGDVDMTMTVSLQEMDTYVGILIDIKWNDVVSHPASRPVFTQKIERLLVDVYRHMPFSYALAGHELELDWAPDAFPTSADWLDTFPLSMVPSPQGVAVTYGSISIDGMTPQTNMKRSIPLDA; encoded by the coding sequence ATGGATCAAGCAGGCGGATTCATTTCCATCGGGATGGCTTATCCGAGCCATTATCTGTTACCTGAACTTGCTCAACATGTATGTGCGGAACTGTTAAGTAGCGGTGGCGAAATTTTAAACGTGACATACAGTCAGGATGAGGCGGGCACTAGTTGGACGACAACGACAGATACCGACTTTGCTCAGATCGGGCATTACGGATCTATCCATTTACGAAGCAACTATTTTGGAGATGTGGACATGACGATGACCGTGTCCCTTCAAGAGATGGACACCTATGTCGGGATTCTCATCGATATAAAGTGGAATGATGTCGTCTCACACCCTGCATCGAGACCCGTGTTCACACAGAAAATCGAACGACTGCTCGTTGACGTGTATCGCCATATGCCATTCTCGTACGCGCTTGCCGGGCACGAACTTGAGCTCGATTGGGCACCTGATGCGTTTCCGACATCAGCGGACTGGTTGGATACGTTCCCTCTTTCTATGGTCCCGTCACCACAAGGCGTGGCGGTAACTTACGGTTCAATTTCAATCGACGGGATGACTCCTCAAACCAATATGAAGAGGTCTATCCCGTTAGATGCATAA
- a CDS encoding DUF3916 domain-containing protein: MYVNEQTHSFPTTFHNGYSHNKIPLDQSFLLSIEENSRIQRSVIEAMMEGSSRLVRLRKEERFRVVVLIDLPSLWQSELLVFESDARLKAFMERNTSEQTWTPLPITHVFLQRLNLSPDDEVYRFHERIQNEDYTHSGEVWLLVQ, encoded by the coding sequence ATGTATGTCAATGAACAGACCCATTCGTTTCCGACGACGTTCCATAACGGGTATTCGCATAATAAAATCCCGCTTGATCAATCGTTCTTGCTGTCGATAGAAGAGAATAGCCGGATTCAGCGCTCCGTCATCGAAGCGATGATGGAGGGTTCTTCACGTCTCGTACGTCTCCGAAAAGAGGAGCGATTCCGGGTCGTCGTCTTGATTGACCTACCGTCGCTTTGGCAGTCCGAACTTCTCGTATTTGAAAGCGACGCACGACTGAAGGCATTCATGGAACGAAATACGTCTGAGCAGACGTGGACGCCGTTGCCGATCACTCACGTATTCTTACAGCGACTCAACCTGTCCCCGGACGACGAGGTATATCGATTCCATGAGCGGATTCAAAACGAGGATTACACACATAGCGGGGAAGTATGGTTGCTCGTTCAATAA
- a CDS encoding alpha/beta fold hydrolase, giving the protein MSRYYAEVIGNGCPVIFLPAGGFTGEEGRSLAEALRDDFEVHLLDLPGFGRSEGINRIVTSKQLADWVNDYVVTHRLGPVLVMAHSLGGAVGLAFATHYPEQVERLVLLDQGHKAFPRVPLKEYGVFGLTVPLLSGLYRLFGPRLVRKIEMKVISDEGTSSVTKEQVKAFCAQTGLLERDEIRRALDAPAKLGRGGLNLLFGFYHLDVPQLVRSLQVPTLLVYGDFVGLDDKEARSTRSAISDLQRHELPITYIRMTGGHFVHWNPAFPIEQVRQFLQVEQVSGLS; this is encoded by the coding sequence TTGAGTAGGTATTATGCAGAAGTGATCGGAAACGGGTGTCCCGTTATATTTTTACCGGCTGGAGGATTCACCGGAGAAGAAGGCCGTTCGCTCGCTGAGGCGCTACGCGACGACTTCGAGGTGCATTTGCTGGATTTGCCAGGGTTCGGGCGAAGTGAAGGAATCAATCGAATTGTGACGTCCAAACAGTTGGCGGATTGGGTCAACGACTACGTCGTCACACATCGACTTGGACCCGTCCTCGTAATGGCGCATTCGCTTGGAGGCGCGGTCGGTCTCGCTTTCGCCACGCATTATCCCGAGCAAGTGGAGCGGCTCGTCTTGCTCGACCAAGGACATAAGGCGTTCCCGCGCGTTCCGTTAAAAGAGTATGGGGTGTTCGGCCTTACCGTCCCGCTCCTGAGCGGACTTTATCGTCTGTTCGGACCTCGACTCGTCCGGAAAATCGAGATGAAGGTCATTTCAGATGAAGGTACATCTTCAGTTACAAAGGAACAGGTTAAGGCTTTCTGCGCACAGACAGGTCTCCTTGAACGAGACGAGATTCGACGTGCACTGGACGCCCCGGCTAAGCTCGGACGAGGCGGATTGAATCTGTTGTTCGGCTTCTATCATCTTGACGTGCCGCAGCTCGTGCGGTCACTTCAAGTGCCAACCTTGCTTGTTTACGGCGATTTTGTCGGACTGGACGACAAAGAAGCCCGATCGACGCGGTCAGCCATCTCGGACCTGCAACGGCATGAGTTGCCGATCACTTACATACGAATGACAGGCGGCCACTTCGTCCATTGGAACCCGGCGTTCCCGATTGAACAGGTACGACAGTTTTTACAAGTCGAGCAAGTGAGCGGTCTGTCATGA
- a CDS encoding excalibur calcium-binding domain-containing protein, translating into MKKLLRATIAGIALFTLSVAPSETVDAAPKKFKNCTELNKTYKGGVAKTKTTKNKGGKTKYKPYANSSLYEANKSKDRDKDGIACER; encoded by the coding sequence ATGAAGAAACTACTTCGCGCGACCATCGCCGGCATCGCGTTGTTCACGCTGAGCGTCGCACCGTCAGAAACCGTGGACGCCGCACCGAAAAAATTCAAAAACTGCACCGAACTGAATAAGACCTACAAGGGCGGTGTCGCCAAAACGAAGACGACGAAAAACAAAGGTGGCAAGACGAAGTACAAGCCTTACGCTAACAGTTCACTGTATGAAGCGAACAAATCAAAAGATCGTGATAAAGACGGTATCGCCTGTGAACGCTAA
- a CDS encoding AAA family ATPase has protein sequence MTITRVLDQLDRIYLGKPEITRLCCTALLADGHILLEDVPGTGKTLLAKSIAKSFEAEFTRIQFTADLLPTDIIGSDFFNVQTQTFENKTGPIFTNILLIDEVNRAVPRTQSALLEAMEERQVSIGGVTYKLPEPFFVIATQNPIESAGTFALPDAQLDRFLMSLQVGYPEAEEERQLILQTISKTRHAVHALMSSETFLAAQREAEDVRVHEDVVTYLLALIQETRKHPLVEVGASPRATLALVKASQAYAYIEERRFVTPEDVQAVAIHVLAHRLTLTLEGDVKSSKRAILADILERVDVPVEKV, from the coding sequence ATGACCATCACACGCGTATTAGACCAGTTAGACCGAATTTATCTTGGAAAGCCTGAAATCACGCGCCTCTGTTGCACGGCGCTACTCGCGGACGGGCATATTCTGCTAGAAGACGTCCCAGGTACCGGGAAGACACTACTCGCCAAAAGCATCGCGAAGAGTTTCGAGGCCGAGTTCACACGGATTCAGTTCACGGCCGACCTGCTTCCGACCGATATCATCGGCTCTGACTTCTTCAACGTGCAGACACAGACGTTCGAGAACAAGACCGGGCCCATCTTCACGAATATCTTGCTGATTGATGAGGTCAATCGGGCCGTACCTCGGACGCAATCTGCTTTGCTTGAAGCGATGGAGGAGCGGCAAGTCTCAATCGGCGGTGTCACATATAAATTGCCTGAACCTTTCTTCGTCATCGCGACACAAAACCCAATCGAGTCAGCGGGAACATTCGCGTTACCGGATGCGCAGCTCGACCGCTTCTTGATGTCGCTCCAAGTCGGCTATCCCGAAGCGGAGGAAGAACGGCAACTGATTCTACAGACGATTTCGAAGACACGCCACGCCGTCCATGCCCTCATGTCGTCCGAGACGTTTTTAGCGGCACAGCGAGAAGCCGAGGATGTCCGAGTCCATGAAGATGTCGTCACGTATCTGCTCGCACTCATCCAAGAGACACGAAAACATCCGCTCGTCGAAGTCGGGGCCAGCCCTCGCGCGACGCTCGCCCTCGTCAAGGCGTCTCAGGCGTATGCCTACATCGAGGAGCGCCGTTTCGTGACGCCTGAGGATGTCCAAGCTGTCGCGATACATGTTCTTGCGCACCGATTGACGCTCACACTCGAAGGGGACGTGAAATCTTCGAAACGGGCCATCCTCGCTGACATCTTGGAGCGCGTCGACGTCCCGGTCGAGAAGGTGTGA
- a CDS encoding suppressor of fused domain protein: MNYLEHLESHCGEFTNQFETEDLLEQAVQFLQFDDSPTTDTFTISTLGLHWHTLQNEEGTHTYQELLLSFKQKSLYEDVLELLWQLTTHALETHHAFKLGEYFELPSNVFKRLKFSSIYVATPFYFDESFLVYEGDEQTVIPVLFIPIFPSEESFIEAHGAERFNELLYKADDVLLDLKRKPLI; encoded by the coding sequence TTGAACTATTTAGAACACCTTGAATCCCATTGTGGAGAATTCACGAATCAATTCGAAACAGAAGATTTGTTAGAGCAGGCCGTGCAGTTTTTGCAGTTCGATGACAGCCCTACAACCGATACGTTCACCATCTCAACGTTAGGGCTTCATTGGCATACGCTGCAAAACGAAGAGGGCACTCATACATATCAAGAGTTACTGTTGAGTTTTAAACAAAAAAGTTTGTATGAAGACGTGCTTGAATTGTTGTGGCAATTAACGACGCATGCACTTGAGACACATCACGCCTTCAAACTCGGCGAATATTTCGAACTTCCCTCAAACGTCTTCAAACGATTAAAATTCTCCTCGATTTATGTAGCGACGCCGTTTTATTTTGATGAATCGTTTCTTGTGTATGAAGGAGATGAACAAACCGTTATCCCAGTCTTGTTCATTCCAATCTTCCCATCCGAAGAATCGTTCATCGAAGCGCACGGTGCAGAACGATTCAACGAATTGCTTTACAAAGCGGATGATGTGTTACTGGATTTGAAACGTAAACCGCTCATCTGA